The Acidobacteriota bacterium region GCCGGCTGTGCTTCAGGTCGGCCAACGCCTCGTTGGCCGCCGCCAGGGGGAACGTCTGCACGTCGGTGTGAATGGGCACCACCGGCGCCAGGGCCATCAGCTCCTCCGCGTCGGCTCGCGTGCTGGCGGTGACGGAGCAGAGCGTCTTTTCGAAGTAGAGGTGGCGGGCGTAGTCCAGCGGCGGGGTGTCGCTCATCCAGATGCCCGCCAGGGCGAGCGTGCCGCCCCGGTCCAGGTGCTCCAGCGCGCGCGGGACAATCTCGCCGGCCGGGGCGAACACGATCCCGCCGGTCAGGGGTTCGGGCGGCGCCTCCGTGGCGGCGCCCACCCACTCCGCGCCCTGCCGGCGGGCCAGCTCGCGGTGCGCCTCGGAGCGGGTGAAGACGTACACCCGGCAGCGCCAGTGGCGGGCGATCTGAATGGCGACGTGGGCCGACGCGCCGAAGCCGAACAGTCCCAGCGCCTCGCCGGGGCGGACGCGCGACAGGCGAAGCGCCCGGTAGCCGATGATCCCGGCGCACAGGAGCGGCGCCGCCTGGGTGTCGGACACCCCCGGCGGCAGCGGACAGGCGAACGCCTCGGCCGCCACGGCGTAGTCGGCGTAACCGCCGTCCCGGTGGAATCCGGTGAACACCGCGTCGGGGCAGAGGTTCTCGCGCCCGGCCTCACAGAATCGGCAGGCACCGCAGGTTCTACCCAGCCACGGCACCCCGACTCGGTCGCCGGGTCGGAACCGCAGCGCTCCCGGCCCGACGGCGTCAACGACGCCGACGATCTGGTGGCCGGTCGTGATCGGTCGGATCGGGAGCGCCAGGTCCCCTTCGGCCTCGTGGAGGTCGGTGTGGCAGACGCCGCAGGCGGCGACGCGGATCCGGATCTCGCCCGGGCCCGGTTTCGGCATGGGGACATCCTCCAGCCGCAGGGGCCGCTCCTCGATGGGGGCTGATTCGTGAAGCCGCATGGCGCGCACGGGTCACCTCCGAAGCTGGCACAACCGAAGCTTGTGGCCATTGTAGTGCGGCTGTCGTCGCACTGCAAGGTTCGGGGTTCGGAGACCGTTCCCATTCGTTGATGTGATGAGAAGAGCGCTCCTTTTAGCGCCACCGAGACACGAGATATAATCTCGTGGGTGATTGCTCCCGGGGTCGCGGCGCCAAAAGGAGCGCACACGATGACAACACCATTGTACCTCGGAGTCGATTTTCATC contains the following coding sequences:
- a CDS encoding zinc-dependent alcohol dehydrogenase family protein, giving the protein MRAMRLHESAPIEERPLRLEDVPMPKPGPGEIRIRVAACGVCHTDLHEAEGDLALPIRPITTGHQIVGVVDAVGPGALRFRPGDRVGVPWLGRTCGACRFCEAGRENLCPDAVFTGFHRDGGYADYAVAAEAFACPLPPGVSDTQAAPLLCAGIIGYRALRLSRVRPGEALGLFGFGASAHVAIQIARHWRCRVYVFTRSEAHRELARRQGAEWVGAATEAPPEPLTGGIVFAPAGEIVPRALEHLDRGGTLALAGIWMSDTPPLDYARHLYFEKTLCSVTASTRADAEELMALAPVVPIHTDVQTFPLAAANEALADLKHSRLRHGAAVLTVAPAEADPR